From Drosophila santomea strain STO CAGO 1482 chromosome 2R, Prin_Dsan_1.1, whole genome shotgun sequence:
ggcatttcctttgtctttgtttttgtcattgcctttgccagcgcttagctccccgctaagataaacaatcaaactccaaaaaaaacacagcttccgcttggagaccaaaccatggtcaacttattgcgcttcaatcaaactgcatcggtcagcataattgaatttcacaatgcaagaaataatttcagcatcaagcttttattctaaacataattgaaagttcaagaagtttccaaagaaaagcttctggccgaggTTGAATGGATCAGGATTCAGAATCTAAGAGTCAGTCTGTTTCGGgatcggatcgagaacgatcgaagataaaatcagataatagtgtcttgtaatattgtttaagtgaaaaagtttatcaccaataaatttattaaaatataaaaataaaatatttttttaaataattttttaacatcaattttaatttgcatatagTGCATAATGACCAATAAGAAAATTGGTAAGCAGGAGGGTTATCTGAACTGTATAGACAAAGGTGGTCAACCGTTGCATCTCGATCACCTTGGCCCAATGGATTCTACGGCAAAATTTTATAAGTACATATTTGCAATGGTCGATGGATTTTCAAAGTTCGTGTGGTTGCTCGCTACAAAATCCGATGAAGTTATCAAAAAGCTGGAGgaatggtcaaaagtttttggaTTTCCTGTTCGGATCGTGACGGATAGTGGAGCAGCTTATACCTCAGACGCTTTTGAGGAGTTCGTAAAGCAGATACAAAAAGCCCAAGATGTCTACAAAcacaattttgacaaaaagAGAAAGGAGGAGGTCACTTATAATTAAGGGGATCTGGTTGCAATAAGGCGGACGCAGTTCGTCGCTGGTAGGAAACTGGCTAATACTTTTCTTGGTCCTTACGAGGTAGTGAAAGTGAAACACTGTAGCCGCTATGACGTCAAGAAGACTGCCGAGTTTGAAGGTCCAAATTATACCTCCACAAGCGTAGATAACATCAAGTTGTGGAGATACGATATGTAGCAGAAGACTTGTTGTCGTCCGAATGTAAGCAGGCGATATATCGAGCAGTTGGCAGCGTTGCACAGTGGTTCCCCCAGAGgccaaaattcaaaaaatatgaacCAGAATAGATTTGcgcaaaaagtaaacaaatcaTCTCTAAAATGTCCAGACAATACAAGACAAAACCGGTTTTTTCTAGAAAGCTAACGGGACtttctaaaaatagaattgaagTCGCAAGCACAAGCTCATTTGCGAAGCGTAGTTGGACGAATTGCATTCTTCTTAATAACAGAGCGAACTTCAAAAAGGTAAAGCGTCAGTAATACTTATCTGAttgatataatttaaaatgcagtTTAAATTTGAAGGTATttacttttataaattcattatGTTAAGTTAATTTCATTGATTTAAcactttttttgtaattatatttgatttaaccttttttgtgtattttgtgaACGTCTTTTTCATGTTTACGTAAAGTTTTAGTTGTGTCCCGCCGATACCccgaaataaatgtttatgtcATTGTATTAAAGAGTTTCTTGAGGTAATAAAACTCTTCGAGAATTTTGCGGAAAGTTGCGGATGTGCTTGTTATCGTTAATATACTAACCCAATCTCTTATTttttcaaagtcaaatttGCCAACGAAGTCTctgttttgcctttttattgtGCTGTCTGTGTGATTTTGTCTTTCGTGTATGTGTAAAATTTTCAATgctcatttaattaattattttgtcattttttctgtgtaaatTTGACTTGGCTTAAGACGGCGATTTGTATCAGTGTGTGTTTGAACGCCatcacatttttaatttatggtGCACAAAAAAGGGTATCTatacagaaaaaatacaagaaattaTCACTGCTGTACGAGATGAAATTAAGACTAAAGGCTACATAGTTGAATTGACCGAACATATGCAATGTATTCCAAAcctttgtaaacaaattgctgATTATTGGACACGCTATGATCGAAAGAAATCGTCAGTACTCAAATATAAGTCTGATTGGCTGAATCAAAACGAATCAATTCCAGTGAAAAACATCTCTAAAAAATATCAGCAAAGGGTACAAAGTCCACATCGTGGACGTCAAAAACTTGATTTTGAGGAATCCTCGGCGAGAACAAAGCGACGGCGTATAGCTCATCTGGCCGAATTAGACGAATCTGCTATTTCTTCGTTACGCACTGaatgtgaaatgaaaaatatattgccaGCAGATCCCGATGAGGTAATTTCGCTATTAATGGAGACCGCTATGTCTAAAAACCAATATTTGCTTATCAGAAACTTCGTGAACAGCAAAATAtcctttgatttttttccatGCTATAAACGTATATTAAATTCAAAGAAAAAGAGATACCCTGAAAACATATCTGTAGACGAATCTCACGCTGAAGTTGAATTACAAAGTTTATTAGATAATACAGCGTCGAGTATTTTAGAGCTACAGGCTAATGTTGTGGAAACAGTCAATGACGATTCTATTGAAAATTTGGTGTTAATTGGAAAATGGGGATTTGATGGAAGTACAGGTCATAGtgaatacaaacaaaaattttccaataatgATTTAGATGACAAAAGCTTGTTTGTGACATCCTACGTACCACTTCAACTTATTTCAAAAtctggcaataaaataatttggaaaaatccCAGGCCCTCCTCAACGCGTTACTGCAGGCCAATACGTTTCCAGTTCCAAAAAGAGACAAGTCAACTTTCTATCAATGAGGAGAGATATTTTAAAGAGAAAATAAACCTTCTAAAGCGGTCAGTgatttttattcataataGAAATATAAACGTTGAACATAGTTTACAACTGACTATGGTGGATGGAAAGGTATGCAATGCCTTAACTGAGTCATCTTCTGCCAAATGTTACATTTGTGGTGCAAATCCAAAAGAAATGAACGATTTGGACAAATGCTTAAACAAAGTTGTAAACAAAGAACATTTCGAGTTTGGTCTTTCTCCCCTTCATGCAAAAATACGCTTCTTTGAATACTTTTTACATATATCTTACAAGTCCTCCGTCAAGATGTGGCAGGTGAGAGATCcggaaaaaaaattggaagtaatgaaaagaaagcaaaaaaattcaaaaagaaTTTCGCGAAAAAATGGGATTAATAGTTGACAAGCCCAGAGATGGGGGTAGAGGATCATCAAACGACGGAAATGTCGCTAGAAAATTCTTTTCTAATCCAAAATTGGCATCTGATATTACAGGAATAGATGAAAACTTGATCCATCGTTGTGCCACTATACTTCAAGCTATTGCATCGGGCTACAAAATTAATGCCAAGAAATTTAATGAATACGCTTTAGAAACTGCCAAGCAACtgacaaaaaaatattcatggTACTATTTGCCGGCTACAGTTCACAAGGTATTAATTCATGGATCTGCAATTATAGAACATGCAATTATATCAATTGGAGAGCTTTCCGAGGAAGCTGCGGAAtcaaacaacaaagaaattaaaaaatgtagaCTTTATCACAGCCGGAAAATGTCACGGATTATTACAAACACCGACATTTTGAATGCACTCCTTCTACGCTCCGATCCGTTTATAACCGGACAGAGGGACCTTGAGAAAAAGGATAAGTCAACTTTGCTTGAATCTGTTTATAGTTTGCTAGAGGAAACattgtaaaattaataataaagtattaaattaatttctaatatgcatttttatatttttcattagttttttccaaacaacaaaaataaagaagaagagAATAGAGAGAAGAATAAGACtccataaagtatatatatttgtctGCCTGCCCATTTGTCAAAAATATACACGAATTAACCTGGttttatttgctaaaaaaaattattgcctACTTATAGGTGCTTGAAAAGGggtttttttgcattttggtgGGGAAGGGGGCTCCAATCCTAACAATTTTTACACCATGCTTACTGAAGCACTATTGGATCCCTGAGGTTAAATTTGAGGTTTCTAACTGCACTGGAAGTATTTATGGCCGCGTCTCCATACAAGAGGAACCACTGTGCGTTGGTTGGAGACACTAGAGTTGCCAGCACTAGAAGTTAAGAGTCAATCGAGAGCCTGCGGAGAAAAAGGACGTGTAAAAAGTTGCTAAAAAGAAGCCGAATCGAACTAAAGCAGTAACCTAAAGCCGTAATCGAAAGCCGTAGCAGAAGCCGTTATCAAGTGCTGTTGTCAAGTCTTACTTATTATAAACATTCGTCGAGCTATTTTTCGTTGTATTACTTAAATACCTATTATCAATAAACTATAAacatatatctacatatgtatgtgctatGCGCTATTAATGAGGACAGTAGGTAATATTAatgtatttgtatgttttgttttattcgGAGATGCAAGTTGACTAAGCGAAAGCTTGGCttcaaaatataaacatatacataGGCATACAAAGCAATTTAGCTGAATAGATAACGCGAAAGCTTTAAGGAGAGAAGAAAAAAgagcgaaaagagagagaaTCGAAGAGCGCTGCAGGTACAGTGATACACCCATGCGCGCATAACTAGGCGATGGCGATCTGCTCCAAACAATTGTCGTACTGATCCTATATCTTGATCCtatattttgataaaaataaaactgaaaacatatatgtttaaaacaaaaagcaactATGAATCCTCGTATTGCTGCTTAAAATAAGTATCCTTTTAAGTCACtataaaaaaaggaacaaaaaaaatagttttttatttccaaacaTGTTTTTGCTACTTTTCCAATATAATTCGCACTACCACCGGTATCTAGGAGTGCCACTATTTCTACTCCATCACCCTTAGTTTTGGCAAAGAAACGTTTGTCTTATTGTACGCTCATCTCCGTGTCCACGACTTTCTGCCTAAATCGTCGGTGTTCGGTTATGttttcaaaaagtttttgtgttCTGCAAGCGTTGCTTGCGAAGTTATCCTCTTCCTCGGCGCTGTTGAAAATGCGCTATCGTTCCAATGCATATTCCTGCTCTCGTTGTTCAAGGTTCTTATGTGATGGGTAAATTTGCTTGAGATTGAGGTCATTTACGGGTATGACGAATCCTCGGTCTGGTTTGGCGGACTCCGTGGAAAACCCGTGTGTTTATCGTCATTACCTAACTTCTGCCCAAATACGACAAGTGACCTCAAGGAATCGAGACGTGCATGGATTCTTGTTTGCGGAATGTGGTCGGTAGAAATCCATTCCGTATCCACAGACATAATAAATCATATCGTGCAAAGGATTCCTGCAAGCAGGCGTTGTTTTGTTGGACTCGCGGACACCATCGGGAATACATCCTTGCCCGTCTGAGCGTTGGATCTCATTTACTGCTCTACTTTGAATACTTTTTGCGGCAGGAAACTGGCACAGCAGCATCAGACGGTGCGCTCGATTTTTGgctatttttgattttggttgctgttgctttcgACCATTAGCGTAagtcaaaaaatcaaaaagcgACCAATTCATGCAGTAGCTGTAGCaactttattataatttaaaaaattttatatgtttgcttctctttttttctaatggtttcaaaaataatacatCAAAAGATTTTggaaaaaataactttaatttataAGACAACAGGTTGGAAGTTTGATCATATGTACACAAAGGAGTTATCATGGTTTTAagttataatttcatttacattATACATTATTCCTAATAATAAATTCTTAATTATCAAGAAGATGCAAGCTATCAATATCAAAAAAGGTGAGATTTAATTTAACAAGCAATATGTTTTTAAGAACATCCTGGTAGATTCATTGCGGTGGTCGTCAGAGTGGAAAAACAATGTagactatcagatacccgttactcagctaacatttaacatttttttcaagGTATAATCAAGCGGGACATTTTACTGGTTGACGAAAGGTATCACAGGTATGCATCCTTTTCAGTGAAACGGTTTACTTTCCGGCAATCAAGACATATCCTTACTTTACCTGG
This genomic window contains:
- the LOC120447168 gene encoding uncharacterized protein LOC120447168 — translated: MQCIPNLCKQIADYWTRYDRKKSSVLKYKSDWLNQNESIPVKNISKKYQQRVQSPHRGRQKLDFEESSARTKRRRIAHLAELDESAISSLRTECEMKNILPADPDEVISLLMETAMSKNQYLLIRNFVNSKISFDFFPCYKRILNSKKKRYPENISVDESHAEVELQSLLDNTASSILELQANVVETVNDDSIENLVLIGKWGFDGSTGHSEYKQKFSNNDLDDKSLFVTSYVPLQLISKSGNKIIWKNPRPSSTRYCRPIRFQFQKETSQLSINEERYFKEKINLLKRSVIFIHNRNINVEHSLQLTMVDGKVCNALTESSSAKCYICGANPKEMNDLDKCLNKVVNKEHFEFGLSPLHAKIRFFEYFLHISYKSSVKMWQVRDPEKKLEVMKRKQKNSKRISRKNGINS